TGCTTGGTGCTGAGAATTTGGCGAAGCAAACGGATCACATCCTCTCGAGATGCATCGTAACAGCTTTCGCATACCCAAACCAGCTCAACGAGCGTAACAAGTCCTATGAAGCCAGGATTATCTGGAGAACATTCGGACTCAATAAACTGTTCGGCCCTTGCAGATTGAGTTGAATCGTCTTGTGCTACGTATCGAACCAATACATTGGTATCAAGTGCGATCACTTGCCTGCTCCGCGACGCCGTATTGCCGCGCGCATATCTTCAATAGAGACATGCTTAGCCGGTTTTTTGAGTAGTCCTTTAAGAGAACTCACATCCTCAATTAGCGGCTTGATCGAAAACTCACCATCACTAACTTCTACAAATTCTATGCGGTGACCAGCATCAATCCCTAGTCTCTGCCTAACCGATTGAGGTATGGTTATTTGTCCTTTGCTGGTAACCGTGGCTGTCGTCATTACTCCTTACCAATTGCAGTAAATCTTACCTGTTTGCTCCTTCCTTACTATAGCGTAAGGGAACACACTTTGTCAAGGAGCTCATCCAGTCAGCTAGAATAGGTAACGTAGATTCGACGCTTACTTGACAGGGGTACCCGATGCCGACAGCAGACGTGCGAGTAACTGTAGACTCCGTCGTTTTGACTGTGCAGGAAGACACCCTGGAAGTACTACTTATTAAGCGCAAGTACGAGCCTTTCAAAACTAAGTGGGCGCTGCCGGGTGGATTTCTTGAGACTTCGGACAAAAGCCTGGAAGATGCAGTTGCCCGCGAATTATATGAAGAGACCAATGTCTCAAACGTCTATCTCGAACAGTTATATACGTTCGGCGACAAAGGTCGTGATCCCAGAGGTCGTGTCGTTACTGTTGCCTATCTTGCCCTCATTCGTCAGGAGGGTTTTGAACTGCGCACTAGCTCTGAGGCATCAGGGGTTGCCTGGTGGCCGGTCAACGCACTTCCAGATTTAGCTTTTGACCACGAACGCATCATTAGCTATGCGCATCAGCGATTGAAAAACAAAATCGAATACTCACCGGCAGCATTTAAACTGCTGCCCGACAAATTTACTTTGCGCGATCTACAAATGATCTATGAGGGCGTACTGGGTAAAGCGATAGATAACCGCAACTTCCGAAAGAAGTTTCTCAATACAGGCGTTCTCCAAGAGCTGGAAGAAACGACCCAAGAATCATCCTTCAGACCGGCTCGACTGTATTCATTCTCGGAGGAAGACTTCGAGAAACTACCTGATCGCCCAGTTTTCGTATTCAGCTAAAAGCAACCGTTAACCTTACACTCGCACGCAGACCTATCGTCTGTATATATTACATTCTCAAGATGTCGGTCTCCTCACAGACATTATCCGACAAGGCTCATCCAGTGAGGCTTCTGAGCATCAGCCGGCTGGTCAACCGCGTTTAATAGACGCTCTAGTCAAGTTATGGTATAACGTAATTAGTACGTTTGCTTGGTTCCGACTTCACCGTCGAGAAGTAGATTAATTTAAGGAATCCACACCATGACCAACACGACAAACCTTTTAGCAACAGCCAAATTGCCGACCAGCGAGCAAATCCCAGCTACTGTCAATCGACCACTATTTAGCGACTGGGAAGAGCAGCTAATAGACAGGTCAATCAAATTCGCCTTCGAAGAAGACCTTGGCATTAATAACGAAGACATCACATCTTTGGCGACTGTGTCACCCGACACAGTCGTTTCTGCTTCTTTGGTTATAAAGCAGAAAGGCACGATTGCCGGACTCTACCTCTTAGAGAAGGTCTTCGGCAAACTGGACAAAGACATCTCCATCAAATTGCTAGGACGAGATGGCGACACGATTACTCAAATCCCGCACACGATTGCCACGATAACAGGCAAAGCCAGAGCGATACTTGCCGGCGAAAGATTAGCCCTCAACTACATCCAGAGACTATCGGGCATTGCTACGAAAACAAAGCAATTTGTTGAGCTGGCAAAACCGGAAGGCGTTCAAATCCTCAACACAAGAAAAACCACACCGGGACTAAGGACTCTTGAGAGAGAAGCCACTTATGTCGCCGGCGCCTTGAACCATCGCTTTGGACTGAGCGAAGGCATTCTCATCAAAGACAACCACATCAGACTAGCCGGCGGCATTCCGCAGGCAATCGCCAAAGTACGCGAGATGCATCCGGATCGCATCGTCGAAGTTGAGACCACAACTCTCAATGAAGTTCGCCAAGCCGAAGAAGCTGGAGCGGAAATCGTCATGCTCGACAATATGACGCCGCAAATGGTGACTGAAGCCGTAGCAATACTTGACGGCAAGGCTTTCATTGAAGTCTCCGGCGGAATTAATTTAGACAACATTTCTCACTACCTAATAAAGGGTGTCAACGGCATATCAATCGGCGGGCTGACACATTCAGCACCGGCGATAGATATTAGTCTTGAGGTTGAAATATAACCATGCTGCAAACAAAAATAATTCCGTCAGCGCTCACCGACCAGTTAAGACAAGACCAACTGGTTAAAGAAATCCGAGCACTGGCGAAAAAGCGCAACGCCGTTATTCTGGCGCACAACTATCAAATCCCCGAGATACAAGATGTTGCCGATTTCGTTGGCGACTCCCTGGGGCTTTCACAGCAAGCGCACAAAACATCTGCTGATGTTATTGCTTTCTGCGGCGTACACTTCATGGCTGAAACAGCAGCTATTCTATGCCCAGACAAACGCGTTCTCATTCCAGATCTAAAGGCAGGCTGCTCTCTAGCGGAGTCAATTAATATTGATCAACTGCGCGCCTGGAAAGCAGAGCATCCAAATGCCGTCGTTGTTTCATATGTAAATACAACTGCCGAAATTAAAGCTGAGACGGATTATTGCTGCACATCCGGCAATGCATTAAAGATCGTCCAATCTATTCCAGAGGACCAGGAAATTTTATTTCTGCCAGATCAATTTTTAGGATCTTGGGTGCAGAAAATGACTGGCCGCAAAAATATGCACATATGGATGGGTGAGTGTCACGTTCACTCGGCTGTTCCACCAAGCAAAATCGACGAGAAGTTAAAAGAGTATCCGAAAGCTGAACTTCTAATTCACCCTGAATGTGGTTGTTTAACTCCATATTTGGATCGCGTGATTAGACAAAACGGCACATGTCCATTAAAAGTTGCATCGACCGAAGGCATGATGAAACAAGCCAATACTTCATCATCCAAACAGTTTGTCGTTGCAACTGAAATTGGCATTCTACACAGACTCAAGAAAGAAAATCCCGAAAAGGAATTTCTACCCATCGACAATGAGATGTCCTGCAAATACATGAAGATGATTACACTCGAAAATTTGCATAACGCACTTAAAAATGACGAATTCCACGTAACAGTCCCTGAAGAGATTGCAAAGAAAGCAAGACTTTCAATAGACAGAATGATTTCTATTGTTTAAATCGGCGTTGCCAGAGGTTAAAAATGACATCAACAACAGATTCATTAAAATTTGACAGCCTGGTAGTTGGCTCAGGACTAGCTGGACTGCTCTCAGCCCTGGAGCTTGCCAATCAAGGTCAATCAGTCGCCCTTGTCTCAAAAGGTGCGCTTGTTGAATCTAATACTTCTTGGGCACAAGGTGGACTCGCTGCGGTAACACCTGCAAGTTTTCTCGATTCACCGGAAAAACACTTCCAAGACACAATTAAATCCGGCGCCGGATTAACCGATCAATTAACAGCGTGGCTCATAATTCGCGACGGCGCAAAATTAGTCGAAAAGTTAGGTCAACTCGGAGTCAATTTTGACATCAGAGAAAATAAAACTTTCGATTTAGCACTAGAAGGCGGTCACCGCCAACCTCGTGTCTTGCACTGCAAAGATACAACCGGCAGATCAATTACAACTGCATTAGCAGAACACGTGCGGTCACACGCAAATATCACAGTACTCGAACATTGCGCGGCACTAGATTTAATTGTTCAAGAAAATAATTGTCTGGGCGCTTATTTCATTAATGGCAAATCCACAATCACAATTCTTGCCAACAATACACTCCTTGCCTCCGGTGGAATTGGTCAAGTCTTCTCGCGTACAACAAATCCACTTGTCGCAACAGGCGACGGCATTGCAATGGCATACAGAGCAGGCGCGGCGCTTGCCGATATGGAATTTGTGCAATTCCATCCGACAGCTCTTTTCGTTAAGGATGCACCAGCATTTTTAATTTCAGAAGCAGTACGCGGCGCAGGCGCAATTCTCACTGACGACAATGAAGAGCCATTCATGCACCGCTTTCATGAAAACGGTGAGTTAGCAACGCGTGACATTGTCGCTCGCGCAATTCACACTACAATTCGCAGACAAGCTAAACCATATGTGTATTTAGATATGAGACCAATTGGTATAGAAAAGCTTGCCGAAAGATTTCCACACATCATCAATAATTGCCGCCATTGGGGAATTGATCCACTAATACAGCCCGTGCCTGTTGCACCTGCAGCACACTATTTCATGGGTGGAATTTTGACAAATGTTGATGGTCAGACATCGGTAGATAATTTGTACGCAATTGGCGAATGCGCCGCAAATGGCTTGCATGGCGCAAATAGACTCGCTAGCAATTCACTGTTAGAGGCAGGCGTAATGGCAATTCGCGTCACTCAGTGTATTGCTAAAAATGTAAGTCGGACAACAAAAACACATACCATTGGACCAGCGCGAAAATTAATGGCCGCTCCGCTAGATGCCGAAAAATTGAAAGAATCTCTCTACAAAAACGCCGGTATTGTGCGTAATGCTGAATCATTAACTGAGCTTGCATCATCATTATTCCAAGAATCGATGCTTGCACCACGCAACACTGTTGCGCAAGCAGAATCAGCAAATATGTTGATCATGGGCAAATTAATTGCTCGCGCAGCACTTTTGCGTACCGAATCAAGAGGCGCTCATTACCGCGCAGATCATCCACAGGATGATGAGCGCATGAAGCAGCGCCTAATTGTTATGAATGGAAAATGGTCCTGGCTTGAGCCGAAAGCAATTAGCCTCGACGACGACTGCGCTTCTCCTCAAATCCAGCCTGTTGCTCAGCCTTTAGCTGGAGACGTCTTTGCAATTGCGCAGGCGAAAAAGGAAAAGAACACCAACCGGCACCGCCCACAGGGCACGTCCCCAAAACATTCGTAATAGGTTTTGTTGAAGTACGTTTACGAACAGTGCGCACCAAGAGCTTTGTTGAATGAGCCATCATTGAGCCTCCTGTCTATATTTGTTTTACCACCAATAGCCCTAAATGGCCAAATTTTTGCATTTACTTATGCCTGGAAAGGCGCAACCAGCCTTGAATTGAAGGATTCTCATCCAAATGACGGTAAAAATCATCATTTAGATGGAAGGAAAATTGCAACGTAAAATCTACCTTTGTAGTGTTAACTACAATAGGTGGCCACAAGAACTATGAATTCAACAACTAATATATGGTCCCTAGACCGTCAGGTTCGCTTCACGTCCGCTGTACTAATTCTACTTGGTATCAGCTTGGCGTACACGATATCGCCATTTTGGATCTATCTTTCTGCATTTATTGCATTGGGCATGCTTTTGTCTGCTTTAACCGATAGCTGCGGCATGGGTCTTGTCTTAAGCAAATTGCCCTGGAATAGAACTGTTAAATCTTGTGCCAAGGATTGCCAAAATTGATTTCTGCGTTAACAATTGATGCAGTCAATAAGGCATAAAAAGTGAAAAGAATTATCTTCCTCGTAGCTTTAGTACAGCTGTCCTTCTTAGTCGAAACTGTTTCAGCCAATCCGCAAAATAAATTATCAAAATCGGCAATTGAAGGCAAAGCTCTATTTGCAACAATGAATTGCGCCAGTTGCCATACCGTAGGGCAAGAAGGTGGGTGCTTGGGCCCACCATTGGCAGGCGTCGGTTCCCGCCGCACGAAAGGATTTCTCGAAGCACGTCTTACAAATACAAAAGAAGCCGAACTGAAATTCCAATCGGAATATAGCTATCACGCCGAATTAATGCCGCATCCAAGGTTTGCTCCTGAGACGGCCAATAAGTTGATTGCCTACTTGCAAACATTGCCCAGTCCTAAAGGTGGCTTTCAAATAGAGCCTCATAAACCATTAGAGGCAAAGTCAAGAAATGCGAATGAAATCAAAGAAGCAACAGCAGCTGATATCGCTGAAGGCGCACGCAACTTTTACAAATTCGGTTGCGCCGCCTGTCATTCAATCGGCAATATTGGAGGATCATTAGGACCTGCTCTTGATGGAGTGGGCGGGTTTAGAGATCTTGATTTCATAACCGATCACATCACGGACGCGCAAATTCATACAAGAATGTTGAAGGGTGATGAAGGCACAAGCAAGATGCCTCACTTCAAAGCAACCGAAAAAGAAATTGACCAAATCGCGGCTTTTCTGTATACATTGAAGTCTAAGAAGTAGTTGGAGGGAATTGTGTCTGTAATTAGTGGAATACGTCTTGTTGTCTTTACCTTACTAGCATTATCTGTAACTTTGTCCTTTCAAATAACTGATGCAGCCGCAAAAGATCAGGCAAAAAAGAATCGCGCAACAAAGGTCGAAGGACAAACGATCTTCAATCAGTACTGTGCCAGCTGCCACCAGGATGGTGGCAATGTGACAGTACCCAGCAAAACAGTAGCCGGCTCCAACAAGTTAGCTACGGTTGCAGTTTTTAAAGATTATTTGAATAACCCTGTTGGGCACATGCCTTTCTACAAAAATGTTATAGATGACAAGGCTACCCTCGATGCACTCTATAGATATTGCAAGTCTTTGAAAAAGGAAAGTATCAAACAAGTGTCTCAAGAGCCTATGCCCAGCAATAAGCTCTAATGATTCGATTTCTTGTTTTTTGTATATCAATGCTTGTTTGCAGCTCAAGCGCGCAAGCATTGGATTTGCCCAGTGCAATACAACCCTATAGGCTGGAGCACTTCCCGACTCAAGAACAACTCTTAATTCGCCTCAAAGACCTAAAGGCAAAAGCTCTAAGCAAACCGGACAACAGCCAAATTCTCGTAAACCTTGCTGAGGTCGAAGGTCAGCTGGGAGATCTAGACCAAGCCATAAAACACGGCAGATCAGCTGCAAACTATGCTCCTGAAGACTTCAGAGTTCATCTGGTTTTGGCAAGACTTTTCCTTCTTGACCGCAACGCATTGGCAGCCAGGCTCCAGGCAGAAAGAGCCCTTGAGCTGATGGGCAAGACTGGCGATAGAACTGCTGCCCGGTGCTTGCAGATAACCGCTCTAATTGACCTGAAAGAGCTTTCAAAAGCAGACAAGCTATCAGCCTCGGAGTTCAAAAAGAGCCCTAAGGATGCCCGTTTAGCCTTCCTTAGAGGGTGGGTTTTGGCTGCTAACCAAGAGAAAGCGGCTCAGGAAGCAGCATTGAGCGCCTACAGGCAGTCTCTAATCCTCGATCCAAGCATGAACGAGTCCCATTACAACCTGGGGCTTCTACTGGCTCAACAAGGGCAAAATAAGGCGGCAATTGCCGAGCTAACCACCTATTTGTCTTCTTCGTCAGGGACATCCAGTAGTTCAACTGCCAAGTTAGCAGAAGATTTAATCTCCAAATTAGCCCATCAGGACTGAATTTCCGATCTCCTGGCAATCGACCTCGAAAAACCGCTTGATCTCCCAAATACAAGCGTCTAATAATTGTGGTGCCTCGCTTTCAGGGGTTCCAAGGATGAACAGGTGGAAATGCCTTTTCACCCACTCGTATATCTACTGGCCAGGCTCGTATTTATCCCATCGCAATCCTTGACAGTGAATACCGTAATGTAGTCTAATGCGAACTGTGGATTGGTATGGGTTTCAAGCGATTTAGATGCGCATAAAAGAGATCGAACTCGACAACTTTAAGTCGTTCGGAAAGCGCACTGTTGTACCGCTTTTACCAGGCTTTACGACAATTTCCGGACCAAACGGCTCCGGCAAGTCGAATATCATCGATAGTTTGTTATTTGCATTAGGACTGTCTTCTACGCGCTCGATGCGTGCTGAGAGACTGCCCGACTTGCTCAACAACTTGAGCGGCAAGAACGAAGCCCGAGTAACCGTACGCTTTACGGATGACAAAGGCAATGAGCTCGAGGTAGTCCGCCGTATTCGCGTCAAGGAAAACAGCTATACCTCGACGTATATGCTTAACGGCAGAAATACAACTCTCACTGAAATCCACGACGAGCTGATGAAATACAACGTCAGCCCGACAGGTTTTAACGTCATCATGCAGGGCGACGTCACGGGAATTGTGACCATGAGCGCCAGCGAACGCCGTAAAATCATAGATGAATTGGCCGGCGTTGCCGAATTCGACAGACGTATTGATCAAGCAACAGATGAACTTTCATCCGTAGGCGAAAAAATTGATCACCAGAAAATTATTCTGACTGAAATTGCCGCTCGCATTTTGACTCTGCAATCAGATAGAGACCAAGCTCTCAAATATCTTGATTTGAAAAAGCAGAAAGAAAGCATTGAACGTGACTTGGTATTCGTCCGGGTAAAAGAAGGCGAAGCCAAATTAGCTGCTGAATTAGCCAGACTAACAAGCCTCAACGAGCGTGAAGAGCATTTACTTGCCGTCCGCGAAAAGGCTGAAATGGATCTTTTCCAATTGCGCTCCGAAATGGGTCGCATTGACGAAGAGATTCGTGACAAGGGTGGCAACGAGCAGATATTACTCCGCCAGGAACAAGAAAACCTGCGCGGTGAATTGACTCGTGAAGAAAACAGACTTGCATCCGTCACAACCGCTGCTGAAGAAAAAGGCAAATTGCAAAAGAGCTTACAAGCTCAAATTAAGACCATTGATAAACACATCAATGACTTGAACAAGCACAGAAAGCAAAGCGAAATTGATATCAAGGCTGTAAAAGAAATTTACGCCGAGAAGGAAGCTGCACTTGCTGTAATTCAAAGTCAGATTGATGAATTGCGCCAAGCTAAAGATCGTTCGTCAGACAAAGTAACTTCCACTTATTCAACTTTGCAGAAGTTGAGAGAAGAAAAGCACGAACTAGAAGTTAAGTGCACCAAGCACAGCAGCCGTAAGGAAGAGCTCGAAAGAGGTCTTGAGTCCTTACGCTCTTTTGTCACAACAAATATCAGTAAGTCAGCTGAATCCAAAGGCTTAGTTCTCTCGTTAGAGCGTAAATACACAGATGTCCAAGCGTTGGCACTGGGTATGGAGCGCAACGTTCGTCAGCTGGAAGACGAAATGGCTTCAACCAATGAAGACATTGAGATGAAGCGCAAGGAATTGGAAGCAATCAACAGACGCATCATCGAGTTGGAAACCCACCGTGATGTTGCTGGTGAAAGCGGTTATGGCAGAGCTGTCGAAGCCATCTTAAAAGCTAATATCCCCGGTGTGCACGGCACAATTGGTCAATTGGGTAATGTTGACCAGCGTTACACAACAGCTTTGGAAATTTGTATTGGACCAAGACTGGCTCACATTGTTGTAGATGACGACCAAGTAGCTCAAGAATGTATTGAATACTTAAAGTCACACAAAGCCGGTCGCGCGACATTCGTTCCTCTAAATAAGATAGTCACGCAACCACCAGGCTTATTGCCTGATCGTCCAGGCGTAATTGACTATGCCTATAACTTAATTGACTTCGATCCTCGTTATTCCAAAGCCTTCCAATATGCTTGCGGACAGACAATTGTCGTCGAAGACATGGAAGTTGGACGTAAGCTTCTCGGTCAAGCTCGCATGGTCACACTGCCAGGCGAACTGTTTGAAAAAGCAGGAAGTATCACTGGTGGTACAGACAGTAAAGCCAAACTGCACTTTACAGGCGGCAAGGGTGAAAACGACCTCAATACTCTGCAATTAAAGAGCAAGAGCCTACTTGGCTATATCCAAGGATTGCAGGACGCTCTCAAAGAATTGACAGCAACCATCGCTGAAGATCGTGAAAAGCTCAAAGATGTTCACACGCAGCTGGCCAAAGAACATGCTGAACTTGAAGGCAAGCGCAAAGAGTCGGAAAACATCGACAAAGAAATTGAAGAAGCTAAGCCTAAGCTGAGAGCTAATGGTGACGAGATTGAACAGATTGATAAAGATCTGGATCAATACTCCAAGACTTTGGCTGACTTGGACAAGCAGATCGGAAAACTCCACGAAGAAGTTGCCGATATCACAAGCTCCGGTCAAAGAAGCGAAATTGATAAGCTCATTGGTCAAGCTGAAGAATTACAGATTGAACTTGAGCACATTGGTCAAAACGTAAACGAAAACCAGCGCGAAATAGACCGCCTGGAAGCCGAAGAAAGAGTCGAGCAAAATACTCGCGCCGGCTTTGACGCACAGCTAGTCGAAGTGACTAAGGAAATCGACGAGCTCAAAGTAGAATTCCCGGGACATACTGCACGTATTGAAGAGCTGAAGAAGCAAATAGACGAGATTGAAGTTAAGGTCAACTCTCTATCTAATGAATTGACTCAGCTACGCGAACTCAAAGACCAGATCTATGAAAAGGTCACTGGCTGCGAGATTGAAAAGACCAAAATAGAGCAAGACTTACTCCACTTGGAAGAAGAGCGCCAGAAGTGCAAACTATCGCACGGTGCTTTGACCGAGCAATTAACTGTTCTGAAAGTCGAACTCGAGCAATTGCTTGCCGAACAACCTGATTACGAGCCACCATCTGCCGGTACTGTTGAACAACTGAAGATGCAGTCCGACAGGTTGGAAAAGCGCATGCGCGCCCTCGAGCCTGTAAACATGAAGGCTTTGGAAGAGTACGACTTAACCAGACAGCGCCAGCAGGAAATGGAAGAGAACCTGCTTACGTTGACCACCGAGAAAGACGAAATTCTCCAGCGCATTGCCGGCTACGACGAATTGAAGAAGCGCACATTTATGGAATCATTCGATGCCATTAACGCCAACTTCCAAGAAATCTTCCACGAACTCTCTCACGGTAGCGGTCGCCTCGAGCTGGAAAATCCGGAAAGACCATTCGAAGGCGGTCTCATTATCCGTGCTCAACCACGTGAGAAGAAGATGCAACGCATCGAGGCTCTATCCGGTGGTGAGAAGTCACTGACAGCTTTGTCATTTGTGTTTGCCTTCCAGCGTTATGCTCCGGCTCCGTTCTACGCATTTGATGAAGTCGACATGATGCTTGATGGTTCCAACGCTGAGCGCCTTGCCCGCATGGTCAAGCGTCAATCAGAACAAGCTCAGTTTGTTGTAGTAAGTTTGCGCCGTCCAATGATTGAAAATTCCAACCACGCTGTTGGCGTATCCTTGAGAGCCGATGGCTTCTCACGCGTGGTCGGTATCCAAGAAATTCAACTGCCTGATGAAGAACAAGCGGAAGAAGTGGTTGGGGCAGGTGTTTAATTATGGTCGAAGCATATCCAACAGGGTTTCCCGAGGAAGGTCTTCCACCAATCGGTCCTGAGATAACTCAAGGCGAATTTCAAACTCCAACTGTAGAAGCACCGAGCAAAGGCTATGCAGCCGTAGGCGGTATTGAGCTTCTAGTTGAGATGGCTGCCAAAGGTGAAATTGATCCAAAGAACATCGATATTATTGATGTCACCGACAAGTTTTTGCGCGCCATTGCTGCCGCACCGAAAGAAAACTTGCGCCAAAGCGGCAAGACCCTTTTCCATGCTTCAGTTCTTTTGAGAATGAAAGCAGAGGCTTTGCTAGTCGACAATCTCGATGATTTGTCCGGCGGCGATGACTTCCTTGATTTCGACGAAGAAGGCGGCATAATCTACGACGCAAACAACCAACCGGTTGCCCGTCAGATTACCCTGGCAGACCTCGAAAAAGCGCTTGTGAGACGTGCCAACAACAAGCAAATGCGCCAGAGAAAGGTCACACTCGAACAACTTATTGAAGCACTGCGTGAAGCTGAACATATCGAAAAAGCGCGTGCCACCAAAGAACGCAAACCTGCCATTGATCTAGAAGGACAGCACGAGGTCAATGACTTTGACGATATCTTGGAGCTCGCTCACGATGAAGATATCGAGGTTGTCATTGCTCGTATTGAGCAAATCTTGGTCAAGCATTTCATTTCGGAAGATACCTTGCCCTTAGTTCACTTGATAAGAGCAATGGGAGAGAGAGGCGATTGGGTAGATGCGTTTTTAGCTGTGCTATTTCTCTCAAACGCAGGTAAAATTACCCTTGAGCAAGAACAGTTTTACGGACCGCTATTTTTGGTTCGTCCCGGCGAACGTCAATCGTCCGCTGACAATGATGGAGAGGCCCAACCAGAGGCATTAGAGGCATAGGCATAAATAAATGAGTTTAAAGGCTAGAGTTGAAGCAGTGCTATTCCTGACGGACAAACCGATCAGGGCAGCCGCAATTGCCAAAATCGTCAATGTCGACGTACAACTTGTACGTCAGGCATTAATCGAATTGGTTCAAGACTATGAAGCCCGCTCAAGCGGACTTGAGATTGCCGCAGATGACGGCTACATCATTCAAGTGAAGGACGAGTTTGCTTCCATCATCGATGAATTCTTACCAGTAGAAATGTCGGCTGCGCACATAAGAACGCTTTCGGCAATCGCCATCAAGCAACCCATCCCACAATCAGACATCATCAAGATTCGTGGTGCCGGTGCTTACGATCACATCAAAGAATTGCTCGAGAAAGAACTCATCAACAAAGATGAGAACCAAGGCGGTCGCTCACCAATATTGACGACAACCAAGAAATTCCAAGAGTATTTCCGCCTCACTAAAGATGCAAAATCATTGCGTCAAATGCTGCGCAAGCAAGATAAGCCGGAAACACCGGAAGGTGAGTCAGGTGAGGGTGAAGCTGAAGGCTTTAGCGAAGAAGAAGCACAACAACTGCTTCTCTTGGCTCAAAGCATTGCTGGTGAAGGTGCCTCTGCTCCTGTTGAAGGTGAAGTAGCTCAGACAGAAACTATCGCACAGACTGAAACATCTGAAAGCGTAGACTTTGCACCTGAAGCATCATCTGAATCAATGGAAGCTACTACAGAAGTTGCAGCCGAGACTTCAGAGGAAGTAACAGCAGCAGCCACAACAGAAGCAATTGCAGTCGCTGAAGAAGTCGAAGCTAGTGAAGATTCGGATGATGATGAATCTGACGACGAAGATGAAGACGAATCAGAAGATGACGACGATGAAGATGATGATGAGTCTGATGAAG
The Candidatus Obscuribacterales bacterium DNA segment above includes these coding regions:
- a CDS encoding tetratricopeptide repeat protein, coding for MIRFLVFCISMLVCSSSAQALDLPSAIQPYRLEHFPTQEQLLIRLKDLKAKALSKPDNSQILVNLAEVEGQLGDLDQAIKHGRSAANYAPEDFRVHLVLARLFLLDRNALAARLQAERALELMGKTGDRTAARCLQITALIDLKELSKADKLSASEFKKSPKDARLAFLRGWVLAANQEKAAQEAALSAYRQSLILDPSMNESHYNLGLLLAQQGQNKAAIAELTTYLSSSSGTSSSSTAKLAEDLISKLAHQD
- the smc gene encoding chromosome segregation protein SMC; translation: MRIKEIELDNFKSFGKRTVVPLLPGFTTISGPNGSGKSNIIDSLLFALGLSSTRSMRAERLPDLLNNLSGKNEARVTVRFTDDKGNELEVVRRIRVKENSYTSTYMLNGRNTTLTEIHDELMKYNVSPTGFNVIMQGDVTGIVTMSASERRKIIDELAGVAEFDRRIDQATDELSSVGEKIDHQKIILTEIAARILTLQSDRDQALKYLDLKKQKESIERDLVFVRVKEGEAKLAAELARLTSLNEREEHLLAVREKAEMDLFQLRSEMGRIDEEIRDKGGNEQILLRQEQENLRGELTREENRLASVTTAAEEKGKLQKSLQAQIKTIDKHINDLNKHRKQSEIDIKAVKEIYAEKEAALAVIQSQIDELRQAKDRSSDKVTSTYSTLQKLREEKHELEVKCTKHSSRKEELERGLESLRSFVTTNISKSAESKGLVLSLERKYTDVQALALGMERNVRQLEDEMASTNEDIEMKRKELEAINRRIIELETHRDVAGESGYGRAVEAILKANIPGVHGTIGQLGNVDQRYTTALEICIGPRLAHIVVDDDQVAQECIEYLKSHKAGRATFVPLNKIVTQPPGLLPDRPGVIDYAYNLIDFDPRYSKAFQYACGQTIVVEDMEVGRKLLGQARMVTLPGELFEKAGSITGGTDSKAKLHFTGGKGENDLNTLQLKSKSLLGYIQGLQDALKELTATIAEDREKLKDVHTQLAKEHAELEGKRKESENIDKEIEEAKPKLRANGDEIEQIDKDLDQYSKTLADLDKQIGKLHEEVADITSSGQRSEIDKLIGQAEELQIELEHIGQNVNENQREIDRLEAEERVEQNTRAGFDAQLVEVTKEIDELKVEFPGHTARIEELKKQIDEIEVKVNSLSNELTQLRELKDQIYEKVTGCEIEKTKIEQDLLHLEEERQKCKLSHGALTEQLTVLKVELEQLLAEQPDYEPPSAGTVEQLKMQSDRLEKRMRALEPVNMKALEEYDLTRQRQQEMEENLLTLTTEKDEILQRIAGYDELKKRTFMESFDAINANFQEIFHELSHGSGRLELENPERPFEGGLIIRAQPREKKMQRIEALSGGEKSLTALSFVFAFQRYAPAPFYAFDEVDMMLDGSNAERLARMVKRQSEQAQFVVVSLRRPMIENSNHAVGVSLRADGFSRVVGIQEIQLPDEEQAEEVVGAGV
- a CDS encoding segregation/condensation protein A, translating into MVEAYPTGFPEEGLPPIGPEITQGEFQTPTVEAPSKGYAAVGGIELLVEMAAKGEIDPKNIDIIDVTDKFLRAIAAAPKENLRQSGKTLFHASVLLRMKAEALLVDNLDDLSGGDDFLDFDEEGGIIYDANNQPVARQITLADLEKALVRRANNKQMRQRKVTLEQLIEALREAEHIEKARATKERKPAIDLEGQHEVNDFDDILELAHDEDIEVVIARIEQILVKHFISEDTLPLVHLIRAMGERGDWVDAFLAVLFLSNAGKITLEQEQFYGPLFLVRPGERQSSADNDGEAQPEALEA
- the scpB gene encoding SMC-Scp complex subunit ScpB; this encodes MSLKARVEAVLFLTDKPIRAAAIAKIVNVDVQLVRQALIELVQDYEARSSGLEIAADDGYIIQVKDEFASIIDEFLPVEMSAAHIRTLSAIAIKQPIPQSDIIKIRGAGAYDHIKELLEKELINKDENQGGRSPILTTTKKFQEYFRLTKDAKSLRQMLRKQDKPETPEGESGEGEAEGFSEEEAQQLLLLAQSIAGEGASAPVEGEVAQTETIAQTETSESVDFAPEASSESMEATTEVAAETSEEVTAAATTEAIAVAEEVEASEDSDDDESDDEDEDESEDDDDEDDDESDEDEEEEDVVSEVAAKDESDSEDDDDDSDDDDEDYDDEDEEEETEEVAEDSEKTFSHQPVEMDEPFSPHSAAPDSVSHSTGDFIV